A single region of the Bacillus cereus genome encodes:
- a CDS encoding amino acid ABC transporter ATP-binding protein: MIKVENLHKSFGKNEVLKGITTTIEKGEVVAIIGPSGSGKSTFLRCMNVLEAPTNGHIWIGAEEVTNPKTNIMHVRENVGMVFQHFHLFPHMTVLENITYAPINVKGVTKQVAEKKAQELLDKVGLLDKKDSYPNRLSGGQKQRVAIARALAMEPEVMLFDEPTSALDPEMVKEVLEVMKSLVTTGMTMAIVTHEMGFAKEVADRVLFLDGGKLVEDSNPEEFFTAPKSDRAKEFLQKIL; this comes from the coding sequence GTGATTAAAGTTGAAAACCTTCATAAGTCATTTGGAAAAAATGAAGTATTAAAAGGAATTACAACAACGATTGAAAAAGGAGAAGTTGTTGCAATTATCGGACCGTCTGGATCTGGAAAGTCAACGTTTTTACGCTGTATGAATGTACTAGAAGCACCGACAAATGGTCACATTTGGATTGGAGCGGAAGAAGTAACGAATCCGAAAACAAATATTATGCACGTTCGTGAAAATGTCGGAATGGTATTTCAACATTTTCACTTATTCCCTCATATGACTGTATTAGAAAATATTACGTATGCTCCTATCAATGTAAAAGGAGTAACGAAGCAAGTGGCTGAGAAAAAGGCTCAGGAGCTTTTGGATAAAGTAGGACTGCTTGATAAGAAAGATTCATATCCAAATCGTCTTTCAGGGGGACAAAAGCAACGTGTAGCAATAGCGAGAGCATTAGCGATGGAACCGGAAGTTATGCTATTTGATGAACCGACATCTGCGCTAGATCCAGAAATGGTGAAAGAAGTATTAGAAGTTATGAAATCATTAGTTACGACAGGAATGACGATGGCAATCGTTACGCATGAAATGGGATTTGCAAAAGAAGTAGCAGACCGCGTTCTCTTTTTAGATGGTGGAAAGCTTGTAGAAGATAGCAATCCGGAAGAGTTTTTCACAGCACCAAAAAGTGACCGTGCAAAAGAATTTTTGCAAAAAATATTGTAA